In Oryza sativa Japonica Group chromosome 3, ASM3414082v1, one DNA window encodes the following:
- the LOC107280326 gene encoding F-box protein SKIP2-like, whose amino-acid sequence MASPSPPIAAPGIEFTAPPPGRDHTQDCSLTYAQWKEVDASTRHRLSLDARAALGYTAQRIFARFMAITKLTLRYAQGSGTDSLSDDGARHVVAALPSEWLARLKLRGLRQLFDDGIASLAGATPVIRKLSVASISFGPKAFVTVLRSCPLLEDLSVKRLRGLL is encoded by the coding sequence ATGGCCAGCCCCTCCCCACCCATCGCGGCTCCAGGGATAGAGttcacggcgccgccgccggggcgcgACCACACGCAGGATTGCTCGCTCACCTACGCGCAGTGGAAGGAGGTGGACGCCTCcacgcgccaccgcctctcGCTCGACGCCCGTGCCGCGCTCGGCTACACCGCTCAGAGGATCTTCGCGCGGTTCATGGCCATCACCAAGCTCACGCTCCGCTACGCCCAGGGCTCCGGGACGGACAGCCTCTCTGACGACGGGGCACGCCATGTGGTCGCCGCGCTGCCGTCCGAATGGCTCGCCAGGCTCAAGCTCCGCGGCCTCCGGCAGCTCTTCGACGACGGGATTGCGTCGCTCGCTGGGGCCACGCCGGTGATCCGTAAACTGTCCGTCGCATCCATCAGTTTTGGGCCGAAGGCCTTCGTCACCGTCCTCCGGTCATGCCCCCTCCTCGAGGACCTCTCCGTCAAGCGCCTTCGCGGCCTCCTGTAA
- the LOC4333632 gene encoding tubulin beta-8 chain gives MREILHIQGGQCGNQIGAKFWEVICGEHGVDPTGTYTGTSPQQLERINVYFNEASGGRHVPRAVLMDLEPGTMDSLRSGPIGGIFRPDNFVFGQSGAGNNWAKGHYTEGAELIDSVLDVVRKEAENCDCLQGFQVCHSLGGGTGSGMGTLLISKIREEYPDRMMLTFSVFPSPKVSDTVVEPYNATLSVHQLVENADECMVLDNEALYDICFRTLKLTNPSFGDLNHLISATMSGVTCCLRFPGQLNSDLRKLAVNLIPFPRLHFFMVGFAPLTSRGSQQYRALTVPELTQQMWDAKNMMCAADPRHGRYLTASAMFRGRMSTKEVDEQMINVQNKNSSYFVEWIPNNVKSSVCDIPPVGLSMASTFVGNSTSIQEMFRRVSEQFTAMFRRKAFLHWYTSEGMDEMEFTEAESNMNDLVAEYQQYQDATAEDDYDEDDDAAAADEA, from the exons ATGAGGGAGATCCTGCACATCCAGGGCGGGCAGTGCGGCAACCAGATCGGCGCCAAGTTCTGGGAGGTGATCTGCGGCGAGCACGGCGTCGACCCCACGGGGACGTACACCGGCACGTCGCCGCAGCAGCTCGAGCGGATCAACGTCTACTTCaacgaggcgagcggcggccgccacGTCCCGCGCGCCGTGCTCATGGACCTCGAGCCGGGCACCATGGACTCGCTCCGCTCCGGCCCCATCGGCGGCATCTTCCGCCCCGACAACTTCGTCTTCGGCCAGTCCGGCGCCGGCAACAACTGGGCCAAGGGCCACTACACCGAGGGCGCCGAGCTCATCGACTCCGTCCTCGACGTCGTCCGCAAGGAGGCCGAGAACTGCGACTGCCTCCAAG GATTCCAGGTGTGCCACTCGCTGGGAGGAGGCACGGGGTCGGGCATGGGCACGCTGCTCATCTCCAAGATCAGGGAGGAGTACCCGGACCGCATGATGCTGACCTTCTCCGTGTTCCCGTCGCCCAAGGTGTCGGACACCGTGGTGGAGCCCTACAACGCGACGCTGTCCGTGCACCAGCTCGTCGAGAACGCCGACGAGTGCATGGTCCTCGACAACGAGGCCCTCTACGACATCTGCTTCCGCACCCTCAAGCTCACCAACCCATCAT TTGGTGACCTGAACCACCTGATATCGGCGACGATGAGCGGGGTGACGTGCTGCCTGCGGTTCCCGGGGCAGCTGAACTCGGACCTGAGGAAGCTGGCGGTGAACCTGATCCCGTTCCCGCGGCTGCACTTCTTCATGGTGGGGTTCGCGCCGCTGACGTCGCGCGGGTCGCAGCAGTACAGGGCGCTGACGGTGCCGGAGCTGACGCAGCAGATGTGGGACGCCAAGAACATGATGTGCGCCGCCGACCCGCGCCACGGCCGCTACCTCACGGCGTCCGCCATGTTCCGGGGCAGGATGAGCACCAAGGAGGTGGACGAGCAGATGATCAACGTGCAGAACAAGAACTCGTCCTACTTCGTGGAGTGGATCCCCAACAACGTCAAGTCCAGCGTCTGCGACATCCCCCCCGTCGGCCTCTCCATGGCGTCCACCTTCGTCGGCAACTCCACCTCCATCCAGGAGATGTTCCGCCGCGTCAGCGAGCAGTTCACCGCCATGTTCCGCCGCAAGGCCTTCCTCCACTGGTACACCAGCGAGGGAATGGACGAGATGGAGTTCACCGAGGCCGAGAGCAACATGAACGACCTCGTCGCCGAGTACCAGCAGTACCAGGACGCCACCGCCGAGGACGActacgacgaggacgacgacgccgccgccgccgacgaggcctga